In Paenibacillus sp. FSL M7-0420, a single genomic region encodes these proteins:
- a CDS encoding sensor histidine kinase gives MQKRMLGTWLLRIRRSKLSTLMAASIITFNLIFLGFIVLLAYRTFSDVTFREISTTRLALLNESTKRGFDFMTNVSGTAYSIAANKSVIEGLETTPASKYQMISRRREITEILQHSLVLNEGVSSIEIYSDLFSGVAQSSTDLVFPVSSIKNESWYPRLKQADSLWVPLEGSGGDDEPYLIGHIQHLFGNEGKTIGYLYIRLSADDILKQFKDIPAVLDGQIHLVDTSGNLLLLVNKEEGSAGKTVLDADWLYQHTYEGNEGYELLNKDGQSYLVLFSKPSTISWRLVQVIPTRELLQEVRKADRQVIGIGLLCLLLSALLAYFFIRNMIRPVRRLIQEMRKLERGDFRASMSESLTEEYTQMSYGFNHMVNRLQELVQSEREASAAKREAQAGLLEAQIKPHFLYNTLDMIHWKAMDYDAQDISYMITQLGKMLRIGLSGGRMLIRLRDELEHARCYVSIQQERLPIAIEYTESIADPAVRSYFIPKVILQPLIENSIIHGSREPGSSPLQIHLEVREIKTPGSQPYLQIMLLDNGRGLAEGWSMEQVSGIGTRNVMSRIQLYCGEPYGLYLANRPERGVAAMITLPVIETEEQLERLLRDQI, from the coding sequence ATGCAAAAAAGAATGCTCGGCACCTGGCTGCTGCGGATCAGGCGGAGCAAGCTCTCCACGCTGATGGCGGCCAGTATTATTACGTTCAATCTGATTTTTCTCGGGTTCATTGTCCTGCTGGCGTACCGGACCTTCTCGGACGTAACCTTCAGGGAGATCAGCACGACCAGGCTTGCACTGCTGAATGAGAGCACGAAGCGCGGCTTCGACTTCATGACCAATGTGTCGGGCACCGCCTACTCCATTGCAGCGAACAAGAGCGTGATTGAGGGGCTGGAGACTACGCCTGCCTCCAAGTATCAGATGATCTCCAGAAGGCGGGAAATTACGGAGATTCTCCAGCATTCGCTGGTGCTGAACGAAGGGGTAAGCTCGATTGAGATTTACAGTGATTTGTTCAGCGGGGTGGCGCAAAGCTCGACGGATCTTGTCTTTCCGGTCTCTTCGATTAAGAACGAGAGCTGGTATCCCCGGCTGAAGCAGGCGGATTCACTCTGGGTTCCCCTGGAGGGCAGCGGCGGCGATGACGAGCCTTATCTGATCGGCCATATTCAGCATCTGTTCGGCAATGAAGGAAAAACGATCGGCTACCTCTATATCCGGCTGTCCGCAGACGATATCCTGAAGCAGTTCAAGGATATTCCGGCTGTGCTGGACGGCCAGATTCATCTGGTGGATACAAGCGGCAATCTGCTGCTGCTGGTGAACAAGGAGGAAGGCTCTGCCGGCAAAACTGTACTGGATGCGGACTGGCTCTACCAGCATACGTATGAGGGCAATGAAGGCTATGAGCTGCTGAACAAGGACGGCCAGTCCTATCTCGTCCTGTTCTCCAAACCGAGCACCATCTCCTGGCGGTTAGTTCAGGTCATCCCTACGCGTGAGCTGCTGCAGGAGGTTCGTAAGGCGGACAGGCAGGTGATCGGGATCGGACTGCTCTGCCTGCTCCTGTCGGCGCTGCTGGCGTACTTCTTCATCCGGAATATGATCCGTCCGGTACGCAGGCTGATTCAGGAGATGCGGAAGCTGGAGCGCGGAGATTTCCGGGCCAGTATGAGTGAGTCGCTGACAGAGGAATACACGCAGATGTCTTACGGCTTCAACCACATGGTGAACCGGCTGCAGGAGCTGGTGCAGAGTGAGCGGGAAGCAAGCGCCGCGAAGCGGGAGGCGCAGGCAGGGCTGCTGGAGGCCCAGATCAAGCCGCATTTCCTGTACAATACACTGGATATGATTCACTGGAAGGCGATGGATTACGACGCCCAGGATATCAGCTACATGATCACCCAGCTTGGCAAAATGCTGCGCATCGGCCTGAGCGGCGGCAGAATGCTCATTCGTCTGCGCGACGAGCTGGAGCATGCGCGGTGCTATGTGAGCATCCAGCAGGAACGGCTGCCGATTGCCATTGAGTATACGGAGTCGATTGCGGACCCGGCGGTCCGGAGTTATTTCATTCCGAAGGTGATTCTTCAGCCGCTGATTGAGAATTCAATTATCCATGGCAGCCGGGAGCCTGGCTCCAGCCCTTTGCAGATTCATCTGGAGGTGCGGGAGATTAAGACGCCGGGAAGCCAGCCTTACTTGCAAATTATGCTGCTGGATAACGGCCGGGGCTTGGCTGAAGGCTGGTCGATGGAGCAGGTGAGCGGCATCGGCACCCGGAATGTGATGAGCCGGATTCAGCTGTACTGCGGGGAACCGTACGGATTATACTTGGCCAACCGGCCGGAGAGAGGGGTTGCGGCTATGATTACGCTGCCAGTCATTGAGACGGAGGAGCAGCTGGAGCGGCTGCTGCGCGATCAGATATGA
- a CDS encoding carbohydrate ABC transporter permease, whose protein sequence is MDTGSASKSAIWLKHFIICLIAFVMLYPVLWLVGSSFKPANMIFSEIWFWPRQWNFHNYVSGWFGFQGSSFARFLQNSALVSLGAVLGNVITCSMAAYAFARLNFRFKALGFALMLMTIMLPLHVTLIPRYILFNSLGWVNTFAPLILPKWMATDGFFIFLTVQFIRGLPKELDEAATIDGCGPVQIFSRIIIPLALPALITTMIFTFMWTWDDFFSQLIFLSDIGKYTVPLGLRLFLDSSSQSDWGPMFAMSVLSLVPCFILFITLQKYFVEGIATSGLKG, encoded by the coding sequence ATGGATACAGGCAGCGCTTCGAAAAGTGCCATTTGGCTCAAGCACTTCATCATCTGTCTGATCGCCTTTGTCATGCTGTACCCGGTGCTGTGGCTGGTGGGCAGCTCGTTTAAGCCGGCGAATATGATTTTCTCGGAAATCTGGTTCTGGCCCCGGCAGTGGAATTTCCATAATTATGTAAGCGGCTGGTTTGGCTTCCAGGGCAGCTCCTTCGCCCGGTTCCTGCAAAACTCGGCTCTGGTCTCTCTGGGGGCCGTTCTCGGCAATGTGATTACCTGCTCCATGGCGGCTTATGCGTTCGCGCGGCTGAATTTCCGGTTCAAGGCACTGGGCTTCGCGCTGATGCTGATGACGATTATGCTCCCGCTGCATGTGACTCTTATCCCGCGTTATATCCTCTTCAACAGCCTGGGCTGGGTGAACACCTTCGCGCCGCTGATTCTGCCCAAGTGGATGGCGACGGACGGCTTCTTTATCTTCCTGACGGTGCAGTTCATCCGCGGCTTGCCGAAGGAGCTGGACGAAGCGGCAACGATTGACGGCTGCGGGCCGGTGCAAATCTTCAGCCGGATTATTATTCCGCTGGCGCTGCCTGCGCTGATCACGACGATGATTTTCACCTTTATGTGGACCTGGGATGATTTCTTCAGCCAGCTCATCTTCCTTAGCGATATCGGGAAATACACCGTGCCGCTCGGGCTGCGGCTGTTCCTGGACTCCAGCTCGCAGTCGGATTGGGGACCGATGTTCGCTATGTCGGTATTGTCGCTGGTGCCGTGCTTCATTCTCTTCATCACGCTGCAAAAGTATTTCGTGGAAGGAATTGCGACATCCGGCCTGAAAGGATAG
- a CDS encoding carbohydrate ABC transporter permease — protein sequence MKRRKTKLRYNQNGIALLFLSPWLLGLVCLTLGPMAASLYFSFTDYSILESSRWIGLDNFTTMLTADPLFIQSLKVTFIFVFVSVPLKLMFALAVALLLNKGIRGLGIYRTVYYIPTLLGGSVAIAMLWRKMLGGDGLLNQLLAMAGIQAPDWVSNPKYSLYSLILLSVWQFGSSMIIFLSGLKQVPPEYYDASSVDGAGKVGQFLHITLPVLSPVIFFNVIMQTITAFQSFTQAFIISNGSGGPVNSTLMYSLYLYKKGFSFFQMGYASAMAWVLVLLIGLFTLLLFGSSKLWVHYEDGGK from the coding sequence ATGAAGCGGCGTAAAACAAAGCTGCGCTACAATCAGAACGGGATTGCCCTCCTGTTCCTGTCGCCCTGGCTGCTGGGGCTGGTGTGCCTGACCCTGGGGCCGATGGCGGCCTCACTCTATTTTTCTTTTACAGATTACAGTATTCTGGAGAGCTCCAGATGGATCGGATTGGATAATTTCACCACCATGCTCACTGCAGATCCGTTATTTATCCAGTCGCTTAAGGTGACATTTATCTTCGTATTCGTGTCGGTACCGCTGAAGCTGATGTTTGCCCTGGCGGTCGCCCTGCTTCTTAACAAAGGGATACGGGGCTTAGGCATCTACCGGACGGTCTATTACATCCCTACGCTGCTTGGAGGCAGTGTTGCTATTGCGATGCTGTGGCGTAAGATGCTCGGCGGCGATGGGCTGCTGAATCAGCTATTGGCCATGGCGGGGATACAGGCGCCTGACTGGGTATCGAATCCCAAATACTCGCTGTATTCGCTGATCCTGCTGTCGGTATGGCAATTCGGCTCGTCGATGATCATCTTCCTGTCCGGGCTGAAGCAGGTGCCGCCGGAATATTATGACGCCTCATCGGTGGACGGTGCAGGTAAAGTAGGGCAGTTTCTGCATATTACGCTGCCGGTGCTGTCTCCGGTTATCTTTTTCAATGTCATCATGCAGACGATCACCGCCTTCCAGTCGTTCACCCAAGCGTTCATTATCAGTAACGGCAGCGGGGGACCGGTGAATTCCACCCTGATGTATTCCCTGTACCTGTACAAGAAGGGCTTCTCCTTCTTCCAGATGGGCTATGCCTCGGCGATGGCCTGGGTACTGGTGCTGCTGATCGGGCTATTCACACTCCTGCTATTCGGCAGCAGCAAGCTGTGGGTGCACTATGAAGATGGGGGGAAATAA
- a CDS encoding ABC transporter substrate-binding protein yields the protein MTIKGTKGLVLLLSSILLMTTAACSSGGSNAPDGAKASSKTEGSAPAIELRMTWWGSQTRHDLTTKMIKRFEEKNPGITIKPEYSGWDGYFDKLSTQVAGSNAPDIIQMDYAFLSDYAKRGTLLDLTPYTRDGTLRTEDHDSSMLSAGSIDGKLYAVTLGVNAPGVVYNASVLQELGIAEPQESWTWKDFAEMANTIAKKKGNGYYGTPDISGTTNIFEVFVRQNGSGLFAGNKLGVSREVIDEWFNYWQELRDSGGATTAEVTAAMTNALETRPLSVGQSALDFAWSNQLITYQNVLKDQSQKLKMQVIPHMEGEQKIGEYLKPGQFISGNAKTKYPKEVAKLIDFMVNDPEGTAILGAERGVPVNSAVREQLKPSLTAEEQLIFDFIDVVSKHSSDIDPPYPQGFSEIDKNFKSASEQISFGQAGIPQVSEQFISGSNAILDKAK from the coding sequence ATGACAATCAAGGGGACCAAAGGACTTGTACTGCTTCTAAGCTCCATATTGCTGATGACTACGGCTGCATGCTCATCCGGCGGATCGAATGCACCGGACGGCGCTAAGGCTTCTTCCAAGACTGAGGGTTCGGCACCTGCAATTGAGCTGCGTATGACGTGGTGGGGCTCGCAGACACGCCACGATCTGACCACCAAGATGATCAAGCGCTTCGAGGAGAAGAATCCGGGCATTACGATTAAGCCGGAATATTCCGGCTGGGACGGCTATTTCGATAAGCTGTCTACCCAGGTGGCTGGCTCGAATGCTCCGGATATCATTCAGATGGACTATGCGTTCCTGTCCGATTATGCCAAGCGCGGCACCTTGCTTGACCTGACGCCTTATACCCGGGATGGAACGCTGCGGACGGAAGATCATGACAGCAGCATGCTCTCGGCAGGAAGCATTGACGGCAAATTGTACGCCGTTACGCTTGGAGTGAATGCTCCAGGTGTTGTCTATAATGCTTCCGTGCTTCAGGAGCTGGGAATTGCGGAGCCGCAGGAGTCATGGACGTGGAAGGATTTTGCGGAGATGGCGAATACGATCGCTAAGAAGAAAGGCAACGGCTACTATGGTACGCCGGATATTTCGGGCACGACGAACATCTTCGAGGTATTCGTGCGCCAGAACGGGAGCGGCCTGTTCGCCGGGAATAAGCTCGGGGTCTCCCGGGAGGTCATCGATGAATGGTTCAATTACTGGCAGGAGCTGCGGGACAGCGGCGGCGCTACGACGGCAGAAGTAACTGCCGCTATGACGAATGCTCTGGAGACCCGGCCGCTGTCCGTAGGCCAGTCTGCCCTTGATTTCGCCTGGTCCAACCAGCTGATTACCTATCAGAATGTGCTGAAGGATCAGAGCCAGAAGCTGAAGATGCAGGTGATTCCGCATATGGAAGGGGAGCAGAAGATCGGCGAATATCTGAAGCCCGGCCAGTTCATCTCCGGGAATGCCAAGACCAAGTATCCCAAGGAGGTGGCGAAGCTGATCGACTTCATGGTCAATGATCCGGAAGGGACCGCTATTCTGGGGGCTGAACGGGGAGTGCCGGTCAATTCCGCAGTGCGGGAGCAGCTGAAGCCGTCGCTTACCGCCGAGGAGCAGTTAATCTTTGATTTTATCGATGTGGTCTCCAAGCATTCCAGTGATATTGACCCGCCTTACCCGCAGGGCTTCTCGGAGATTGATAAGAACTTCAAGAGCGCCAGCGAGCAGATCTCCTTCGGTCAGGCCGGCATTCCGCAGGTAAGCGAGCAGTTCATCTCCGGTTCTAACGCCATACTGGACAAGGCCAAATAA
- a CDS encoding MFS transporter, with protein sequence MWNQMSLLQNRKQRKLLFSAGLSWMFDAMDVGMISFVVAALAKEWSLGPEKIGYLTSINSVGMAVGAAAAGIMADRFGRKSVLLWTLLIFSIASGLSAFAAGYAVLCVLRFIAGFGLGGELPVASTLVSESMPVKERGRAVVLLESFWALGWILSALIAYFVIPDYGWRVAFAIGAVPALYALYLRRAIDDSPKFAEIKKAPPVPLKKRVAAVWSAEYRRSTIMLWILWFTVVFSYYGMFLWLPTVMVLKGFSLVKSFEYVLIMTLAQLPGYFTAAYFIEKYGRKFVLVIYLLLTAVSAAWFGNSTTEGMLMAAGICLSFFNLGAWGGMYAYTPELYPTKIRSTGAGLATSFGRIGGIIAPTLVGLLVGKAVGIGSIFMIFFVTIVIGALAVLFLGKETKGLELE encoded by the coding sequence ATGTGGAATCAAATGTCGCTGCTGCAGAATCGGAAGCAGCGGAAGCTGCTCTTCAGTGCAGGTCTAAGCTGGATGTTCGACGCAATGGACGTAGGGATGATCTCGTTCGTCGTGGCTGCATTAGCCAAGGAATGGTCGCTGGGACCGGAAAAGATCGGCTATTTAACCAGCATTAACTCGGTAGGGATGGCGGTCGGTGCAGCCGCAGCCGGAATTATGGCGGACCGCTTCGGCCGCAAATCGGTGCTGCTCTGGACGCTGCTGATCTTCTCGATTGCAAGCGGACTGTCGGCATTCGCCGCAGGTTATGCAGTATTATGTGTGCTGCGCTTCATTGCCGGCTTCGGGCTGGGCGGAGAGCTGCCGGTGGCTTCGACACTGGTATCCGAGAGCATGCCGGTCAAGGAAAGAGGCCGGGCTGTGGTGCTGCTGGAGAGCTTCTGGGCGCTCGGCTGGATTCTGTCGGCGCTGATTGCGTACTTCGTCATTCCGGATTACGGCTGGCGGGTCGCCTTCGCCATCGGGGCGGTACCGGCGCTATATGCGCTCTATCTGCGCAGGGCAATCGATGACTCACCGAAGTTCGCGGAGATCAAGAAAGCTCCTCCAGTGCCCTTGAAGAAGCGTGTAGCGGCAGTCTGGTCGGCAGAGTACCGCCGCTCGACCATCATGCTGTGGATTCTGTGGTTCACCGTGGTCTTCTCTTATTATGGCATGTTCCTGTGGCTGCCGACGGTAATGGTGCTGAAGGGCTTCAGTCTGGTCAAAAGCTTCGAGTATGTGCTGATCATGACACTCGCCCAGCTGCCGGGGTACTTCACCGCCGCTTATTTCATCGAGAAATACGGCCGCAAGTTCGTACTGGTCATCTACCTGCTGTTGACAGCCGTTAGCGCTGCCTGGTTCGGCAATTCAACGACCGAGGGCATGCTGATGGCTGCCGGAATCTGCCTGTCGTTCTTCAACCTGGGAGCCTGGGGCGGGATGTATGCTTACACGCCTGAGCTGTATCCGACTAAGATCCGTTCCACAGGCGCCGGACTTGCCACCTCCTTTGGACGGATTGGCGGCATTATTGCCCCAACACTGGTTGGCCTGTTGGTCGGCAAGGCGGTCGGGATCGGCTCCATCTTCATGATCTTCTTCGTCACGATTGTAATCGGCGCTCTGGCGGTCCTGTTTCTGGGGAAAGAAACGAAGGGACTGGAGCTAGAGTAG
- a CDS encoding DUF1836 domain-containing protein, protein MEAFTLSRIEMSGLLLSLGPNSERKPLHILQEAWTKFHRDEVREGTSLPAFLSTDIPPILQKLIKGGGVKGLSLGEIASLGGLIEYSTLSVSAMQNWVKRDFKEYLGSPREGKKYSINQAAILFIIDDLKAALDFESIRQLFCMLFLAPERDDDDLVEPAQLYHGYAELFEEIKTRSPLPAQGQALTGNPKEYLWKSDSAIKSAMDRMMKRLSHLSRGQRDAVQNMLLIAAISVQTCYFQAMARQYFNAVLFLDF, encoded by the coding sequence ATGGAAGCTTTTACACTTAGCCGGATAGAGATGTCCGGACTATTACTGTCTCTAGGGCCAAACTCGGAGCGGAAGCCGCTCCATATTCTGCAGGAAGCCTGGACCAAGTTCCACCGTGACGAGGTGCGGGAGGGGACAAGCCTGCCCGCTTTTCTGTCTACGGATATTCCCCCGATTCTGCAAAAGCTGATCAAAGGCGGCGGCGTCAAAGGGCTGTCCCTGGGTGAAATTGCTTCGCTTGGCGGTCTGATTGAGTATTCCACTTTATCCGTCTCTGCTATGCAGAATTGGGTGAAGCGCGATTTCAAGGAATATCTCGGGTCCCCGCGTGAAGGGAAGAAGTACTCCATTAATCAGGCGGCTATTCTATTTATAATAGATGATCTGAAGGCTGCGCTTGATTTCGAGAGCATCAGACAGCTCTTTTGTATGCTGTTCCTGGCGCCTGAGCGTGATGACGATGATCTGGTGGAGCCGGCACAGCTGTATCACGGGTATGCCGAGCTGTTCGAGGAGATTAAGACCCGTTCCCCGCTTCCGGCGCAAGGACAGGCTCTAACCGGAAATCCGAAGGAATACCTGTGGAAATCGGATAGCGCCATCAAGTCCGCCATGGACAGAATGATGAAGCGGCTCAGCCACCTGAGCAGAGGGCAGCGGGATGCGGTGCAGAATATGCTGCTGATCGCTGCGATCTCGGTGCAGACCTGTTATTTTCAGGCGATGGCCCGGCAATATTTCAATGCGGTGTTATTCCTTGATTTTTGA
- a CDS encoding hemolysin family protein, which produces MGIGLSLTLVAILIILTAFFVATEFAVVRLRGSQVSQMVLDGKKNALAVQRVAANLDGYLSACQLGITITALGIGALAEPAFEQLLIPLFDLAGVSHNVSKPIAFALAFIIATFLHVVVGELAPKTAAINIPEKIGQITAPLIIWFYRILYPLIWFMNGSANLLVRMFGMKPASEHGDAHSEDEIRLILSESYESGKINKAEYGYVNRIFTFDEMLAKEIMVPRTDMVCLFTDHSLQENIAIIRKEQYTRFPVADGSKDNIIGMINTKQLYLQYDNNPDFDFKSLILPILTVSEVTPVKTLLTRMQKERVHIALLLDEYGGTSGLITIEDILEEIVGEIRDEFDGDERRNVEKLSETHYLFDGNVSLLEIKDLTKLDFHDEEVTTIGGWLYSHLEEPVVGKSLTYEHVTLTVREMNRHRIRKVEILIDLPVSEDSAVRSE; this is translated from the coding sequence ATGGGTATAGGACTTAGTTTGACGCTCGTGGCAATTTTGATTATTTTAACCGCATTTTTTGTAGCGACGGAGTTTGCAGTAGTGAGATTACGGGGAAGCCAGGTCAGCCAAATGGTGCTGGACGGCAAGAAGAACGCACTGGCAGTACAGCGGGTAGCCGCTAACCTGGACGGATATTTGTCCGCCTGCCAGCTCGGTATCACGATTACTGCACTCGGGATCGGGGCATTGGCAGAGCCTGCTTTTGAGCAGCTGCTCATTCCACTGTTTGATCTGGCTGGTGTGAGTCACAACGTTAGTAAGCCCATTGCTTTTGCATTGGCCTTCATTATCGCCACCTTCCTCCACGTCGTGGTCGGAGAGCTTGCACCGAAGACCGCCGCTATTAATATTCCGGAGAAAATTGGTCAGATTACCGCACCGCTGATTATTTGGTTCTACAGAATATTGTACCCTTTGATTTGGTTCATGAACGGTTCCGCCAACCTGCTCGTCCGTATGTTCGGCATGAAGCCTGCCAGTGAACACGGCGACGCGCACAGCGAAGACGAAATCCGCCTGATCCTGTCCGAGAGCTATGAGAGCGGCAAAATCAACAAAGCGGAATATGGTTATGTTAACCGTATTTTCACCTTTGATGAGATGCTCGCTAAGGAGATTATGGTTCCCCGGACAGACATGGTCTGCCTGTTCACTGACCATTCGCTGCAGGAGAATATCGCGATTATCCGCAAGGAGCAATATACGCGTTTCCCTGTGGCCGACGGCAGCAAAGACAATATCATCGGCATGATCAACACCAAGCAGCTGTACCTGCAATATGACAACAACCCGGATTTTGATTTCAAAAGCCTGATTCTTCCGATTCTTACCGTATCTGAGGTTACACCGGTCAAGACCCTGCTGACCCGTATGCAGAAGGAGCGTGTGCATATCGCCCTGCTGCTGGATGAATACGGCGGCACCTCCGGCCTGATTACGATTGAGGACATTCTGGAAGAAATCGTCGGCGAGATCCGCGATGAGTTCGACGGGGATGAACGCAGAAATGTCGAGAAGCTGAGCGAGACTCATTATCTGTTTGACGGCAACGTGTCTCTCCTGGAGATTAAGGACCTCACCAAGCTTGATTTCCACGATGAGGAGGTCACCACGATCGGCGGATGGCTGTACAGTCATCTGGAAGAACCTGTGGTCGGCAAAAGCCTCACTTATGAGCATGTCACCCTGACCGTCCGCGAGATGAACCGCCACCGTATCCGCAAGGTGGAGATCCTGATTGATCTTCCGGTCTCTGAAGATTCTGCTGTACGCAGCGAGTAA
- a CDS encoding GNAT family N-acetyltransferase, with the protein MNVTLRELLPGDAAALLNLQDRLDGETSFMLLAPGERKSGISQVEEMIRGLHQAENSLILGAEADGELVGYLSVQGGSFSRNRHSAYIVTGILKQYQGRGIGSALFKEMDQWARDCGLVRLELTVMQHNEQAVALYKKQGFEIEGLKRKSLLVDGQWVDEYYMGKIYN; encoded by the coding sequence ATGAACGTAACACTAAGGGAACTGCTCCCGGGGGATGCAGCGGCGCTGTTGAACCTCCAAGATCGTCTGGACGGGGAAACCTCCTTTATGCTGCTGGCCCCGGGCGAGAGAAAGAGCGGCATTTCCCAGGTGGAAGAGATGATTAGAGGCTTACACCAAGCAGAGAACTCGCTTATTCTGGGAGCGGAAGCAGACGGTGAGCTTGTAGGATACCTGTCAGTCCAAGGAGGGAGCTTCAGCCGCAATAGACACAGTGCTTATATTGTTACCGGCATCCTGAAGCAGTACCAGGGCAGGGGCATCGGCAGCGCATTGTTCAAAGAAATGGACCAGTGGGCCAGGGATTGCGGCCTGGTACGTCTGGAGCTTACTGTGATGCAGCATAATGAACAGGCGGTTGCGCTGTATAAGAAGCAGGGCTTTGAAATTGAGGGCTTGAAGAGAAAGTCGCTGCTGGTGGATGGACAATGGGTGGACGAATATTATATGGGTAAGATCTATAATTAA
- a CDS encoding VOC family protein, with the protein MTSPIRNQIGAVFIPVSDIERSKNWYCSLLGLPLDGEVLFGHLYEVPMQGPGIVLDSKIFTAEAVLKVPSFHLLTDDIDAAYDYVKASGAEILTDIENDHWFNFKDPDGNVLMICRSVT; encoded by the coding sequence GTGACAAGTCCGATACGCAATCAGATTGGCGCTGTCTTCATCCCGGTTAGTGATATCGAAAGGTCCAAGAACTGGTATTGCAGTCTGCTCGGACTGCCGCTTGACGGTGAAGTATTATTCGGGCATCTGTATGAGGTGCCGATGCAGGGGCCGGGGATCGTACTGGACAGCAAAATATTCACAGCCGAAGCCGTGCTGAAGGTGCCGTCCTTCCATCTGCTTACCGATGATATTGATGCCGCCTATGATTATGTCAAAGCCAGCGGGGCAGAGATCCTTACGGATATTGAGAATGACCACTGGTTTAACTTCAAGGACCCTGACGGAAACGTGTTAATGATCTGCCGCTCCGTCACTTAG
- a CDS encoding TrkH family potassium uptake protein: MNLANLFFGHLKLTPPKILSLGFVLLIAAGTLLLSLPAASTGGRISFIDALFMATSATCVTGLAVIDTGTQLSTFGQIVLLVLFQFGGLGFVTMATLITLVLNKRISLKERLLLQESMNQNSMQGIVKLIRRVLIYSLVIQLTGAILLAARFVVDMPIGKAAYYGLFHSISIFNNAGFDLFGDVHGPFSGLTRYVEDPIVNITSMLLIFLGGIGFIVLSDVIDYPKRKRLTLHSKVVLATSAVLILVGAVVFFWLELNATLKPLHAGGKIMASFLQAITPRSGGVTTIEIPLLRESTQFLMILLMFIGAAPGSTGGGIKITTFAILASTAYAKLRGKEDIVMFRHRISKENVYRAITMTLLSLMLVVISTMLLSVTESADFLSVLFEAVSAFGTSGITMGLTTELTTTGKVLVIILMFVGRTGPLTLAYALKPKNSKELYRYPEGNITIG, encoded by the coding sequence ATGAACTTGGCTAACCTTTTCTTTGGGCATTTGAAGCTGACGCCGCCCAAAATACTATCGCTCGGCTTCGTGCTGCTGATTGCTGCCGGAACCCTGCTGCTGTCCCTGCCTGCCGCTTCTACGGGCGGAAGAATCTCGTTCATTGATGCGCTGTTCATGGCGACCTCTGCGACCTGTGTAACCGGACTTGCCGTCATAGATACGGGTACGCAGCTCTCGACCTTTGGACAGATCGTGCTGCTGGTGCTGTTCCAGTTCGGCGGTCTTGGATTCGTAACGATGGCTACGCTGATTACGCTGGTGCTGAACAAACGAATCTCATTGAAGGAACGCCTCTTACTGCAGGAATCCATGAACCAGAATTCCATGCAGGGGATCGTGAAGCTGATCCGCCGGGTTCTCATCTATTCCCTGGTAATTCAATTAACCGGGGCCATTCTGCTGGCTGCCAGATTTGTAGTGGATATGCCGATAGGCAAAGCAGCTTATTATGGACTTTTCCATAGCATCTCCATCTTCAACAATGCGGGTTTTGACTTGTTCGGCGACGTTCACGGGCCATTCAGCGGTTTAACACGCTATGTGGAAGATCCTATTGTGAATATTACCTCCATGCTGCTGATTTTCCTCGGCGGTATCGGCTTCATTGTATTGTCCGATGTGATCGATTATCCCAAGCGCAAGCGGCTGACACTACATTCGAAGGTCGTGCTCGCAACTTCAGCAGTGCTGATTCTGGTCGGAGCTGTTGTCTTCTTCTGGCTGGAGCTGAACGCTACACTGAAGCCGCTGCATGCCGGAGGCAAGATTATGGCCTCCTTCCTGCAAGCTATTACGCCCCGTTCCGGCGGGGTGACAACCATTGAGATTCCGCTGCTGCGGGAATCCACCCAATTCCTGATGATTCTGCTGATGTTCATCGGGGCGGCTCCCGGCTCTACAGGCGGCGGAATCAAGATTACCACCTTTGCCATTCTGGCCAGCACCGCCTACGCCAAACTAAGGGGCAAAGAGGATATCGTCATGTTCCGCCACCGGATCTCGAAGGAGAATGTATACAGGGCTATTACCATGACGCTGCTCTCACTAATGCTGGTGGTCATCTCCACCATGCTGCTGTCAGTAACAGAGAGCGCAGATTTCCTGAGCGTATTGTTCGAGGCGGTGTCCGCTTTCGGCACTTCAGGCATCACTATGGGACTGACCACAGAGCTGACCACGACCGGCAAGGTGCTGGTGATCATTCTTATGTTCGTGGGCCGGACCGGACCGCTTACCCTGGCCTATGCGCTCAAGCCGAAGAACAGCAAGGAGCTGTACCGTTACCCGGAAGGCAATATCACCATCGGCTAA